From a region of the Pseudoclavibacter endophyticus genome:
- a CDS encoding ABC transporter substrate-binding protein, with protein MNGRRTPVAGAFALAAVLALTACGGGAVAETSGDGPTGTVRFASLFQPSSWDPAVGDYMGNAFYYNLVYDTVVTRTADGELEPGLAESWSYDDDQTTLTLELRTGQVFTDGTSVDAAAIVANLEHYRDANGPGTAELALVESIAAVDDDTVEVGFSAPDPSFLEDLASYIGYIAAPASIEAGTIETEPVGSGPYVLDGANSMSGSEWQFAANPDTWKDLTYGTVIASVMDGTAALNALKGGQVEAALLLDPQAADEAESTGSKRTVFSPATVGIAFFDLDGTIQPALADVRVRQAINHAIDAASLIDAFLGGVKVGTPSRQLFSESSDAYDPSLDERYPFNPDAARELLAEAGYADGFTLTMPHVINWGPGLPDAVQEQLGAVGITVEYDQIPPEEVGPAVLSGKYAASLQSFGLASSWMTMTQQLDPNGSWNPFEVTDDEGIAKMTDYQFADDADRPAIAKDLNAYLTEQAWSNVWAHGRPSILSDPSKVTMPADCVGFPSVLDWTPVG; from the coding sequence ATGAACGGACGCAGAACACCTGTTGCCGGTGCGTTCGCACTTGCTGCAGTACTTGCGCTCACGGCGTGCGGTGGGGGTGCTGTCGCTGAGACGAGCGGTGATGGACCGACGGGGACGGTGCGATTCGCGTCGCTCTTTCAGCCGAGTTCGTGGGACCCCGCCGTCGGCGACTACATGGGCAACGCGTTCTATTACAACCTCGTCTACGACACCGTCGTCACGCGCACGGCGGATGGCGAGCTTGAGCCGGGCCTCGCCGAATCGTGGAGCTACGACGATGACCAGACGACGCTGACCCTCGAGCTCCGCACCGGCCAGGTCTTCACCGATGGAACCTCCGTCGACGCCGCCGCCATCGTCGCCAACCTCGAGCACTACCGCGATGCGAACGGCCCGGGGACGGCCGAGCTCGCCCTCGTCGAGAGCATCGCCGCCGTCGACGACGACACCGTCGAAGTCGGATTCTCTGCCCCTGACCCGTCGTTCCTCGAAGACCTCGCGTCGTATATCGGCTACATCGCCGCTCCTGCATCGATCGAGGCCGGCACGATCGAGACGGAGCCGGTCGGGTCCGGCCCGTACGTGCTCGATGGCGCGAACTCCATGTCCGGTTCGGAATGGCAGTTCGCGGCGAACCCGGACACGTGGAAGGACCTGACGTACGGGACGGTCATCGCCTCCGTCATGGACGGCACCGCGGCGCTCAATGCCCTCAAGGGCGGTCAGGTCGAGGCGGCCCTGCTGCTCGATCCGCAGGCCGCGGACGAAGCAGAGTCCACCGGCTCCAAGCGGACGGTGTTCTCCCCGGCGACGGTCGGCATCGCCTTCTTCGACCTCGATGGCACGATCCAGCCCGCACTCGCCGATGTCCGGGTGCGACAGGCGATCAACCACGCGATCGATGCAGCGTCGCTCATCGACGCGTTTCTCGGGGGAGTGAAGGTCGGCACACCGAGCCGGCAGCTCTTCAGCGAATCCTCCGACGCGTACGACCCGTCGCTCGACGAGCGCTACCCGTTCAACCCGGATGCCGCGAGGGAACTGCTCGCGGAGGCGGGCTATGCCGACGGCTTCACACTGACAATGCCGCACGTCATCAACTGGGGCCCCGGCCTGCCCGACGCGGTCCAAGAGCAACTCGGCGCCGTTGGCATCACGGTCGAGTACGACCAGATCCCGCCAGAAGAGGTCGGTCCGGCGGTGCTCTCCGGGAAGTATGCGGCGTCGCTGCAATCATTCGGACTCGCCTCGAGCTGGATGACGATGACACAGCAGCTCGACCCGAACGGGTCATGGAACCCGTTCGAAGTGACGGACGACGAGGGCATCGCCAAGATGACCGACTACCAGTTCGCCGACGACGCAGACCGCCCCGCCATCGCCAAGGACCTCAACGCGTATCTCACGGAGCAGGCGTGGTCGAACGTCTGGGCCCACGGTCGCCCGTCCATTCTGTCCGACCCCTCGAAGGTCACGATGCCGGCCGATTGCGTCGGCTTCCCCTCCGTTCTCGACTGGACCCCGGTGGGCTAA